The genomic DNA ttcaaaattttcaaaagcaATGCACACTACGTGCTCAAGAGAAATAAGGAAGGAAGCCGTACAAACTCGAGCTCAACGAGTTTGCCACTATGACGCATGGTGAGTTTATCAAGTCCCATACTTGTCTTCTTCACTCGAGGAGTTACAACAAAAAACACGACCCTAAGCCTTTCATGTACGAGAACATGCCTCAAGTCCGGGAATCTTGGGATTGGAGGCAACATGGCGCCGTAACAAATGTGAAGGATCAGAAAAAGTGTGGTAAGACTTTTATAGTAGTGATGTATTCTGTTTTTAGTTACTTTGTGTTCAAATGTGCAAGGCTATCACACTATTTCTAATCGCTGTTGAAAATTTAATTGATGTTATTCTTGCTTTTTCCGAAGTGTTTACGTTCATTGAGTTgcttatttgatttatatatgcttaggacaaaaaaagatatttgttattaattaaaaaaagtaaaaaataatatataaatactagaTGATTACCCTTGCAATACGTAgatgatatgtatttttaattgtttatatatttatattattttatgactatgataaaatcatatatatatatattatttgattatttgatacaTTGAGTATAGCTTAcattaaatgatatataaatataaattgtaggtgtgattgtttatatatagcagtaaattaattattttttggttctttgaaatgttgaatagatattaacaaaaactaagcaaaacatatgcaaaatataaacaaaacataagtaaaatatttttacgtaTGTGATTTTATCACATAAAAATAGactctcatatttttttatcctCACATTACcattttgttagttaattaaatatatcttttcgtacataattttaatacaagttcttaacttttatgtagtttttctttttactttcaagcatttaatatattatataatactctattggtacaaataaaaaaattaagaaatatgaaatagGGAGAGTAAACcgaaagaggaggaagagtaaGCCGAGAAGCGTTTAGGAGAtacagagaagaagacgaattaGGATTTGTTGAGCGGCTGAACtagattttctgtttttatataGAATGAGATCCTCGCAACTCTCTTACAAATTTACTACGCTACTCCGCAAcctttcacaaaagaaaaatgacaataaaattcctaattaatgttaaaattttggcTCATGGATTCGACTTATTAACAAAACATGTTCATTTCACTTTAACAAGTTTTGCGAGAGAAATGCGAGAATATTGCTAGGGTCCTCGTAATTCAATCGCAAATTGATAAGACATATCTTCTGGATTTAGTTCTCTGAAGTGCCTATTTGTAACGGATATATAATGAAATAATTAAAGGTGACATTTGCTTTTGCATtttatacaaaagaaagagTTCACTTAAGTCCTTTGTGGTATATAACAAGGCTCATACCATGATGTGGTATTGGCTTACACTAGGAGGTTCATTTGAGGGGGATACCCGAGAGGCTTTTTACTGATCTGTTCTTTTGGTGTCAACGGAcataaataaatagagaaagGGCTAAAATGTACTTTTCAGAATTCGTCCTAGTCGTCGTCGTGCTTGGCTGTTTCTtcactttccaaaaatagactctccttcttctctctatcgAATACGTTTAAACATTTCTCTGAAAATTTTGAGAACCTGATTCCAACTTTTTTTCGattttaataaaagaagaagaatggcgTCGGTGTCACCATTGGCGAAATATAAATTGGTGTTCTTAGGAGATCAATCTGTTGGAAAAACCAGNNNNNNNNNNNNNNNNNNNNNNNNNNNNNNNNNNNNNNNNNNNNNNNNNNNNNNNNNNNNNNNNNNNNNNNNNNNNNNNNNNNNNNNNNNNNNNNNNNNNNNNNNNNNNNNNNNNNNNNNNNNNNNNNNNNNNNNNNNNNNNNNNNNNNNNNNNNNNNNNNNNNNNNNNNNNNNNNNNNNNNNNNNNNNNNNNNNNNNNNNNNNNNNNNNNNNNNNNNNNNNNNNNNNNNNNNNNNNNNNNNNNNNNNNNNNNNNNNNNNNNNNNNNNNNNNNNNNNNNNNNNNNNNNNNNNNNNNNNNNNNNNNNNNNNNNNNNNNNNNNNNNNNNNNNNNNNNNNNNNNNNNNNNNNNNNNNNNNNNNNNNNNNNNNNNNNNNNNNNNNNNNNNNNNNNNNNNNNNNtttttttttttttttttttgttatttgatttgaGTCTTTATCCACACGGTCTCTCATCTATCACCATTCATCaatgaaaaaaagataaagaaaccGTAATTATCACCTTACCATTTGTTAATCACGTAAAAATAGGATTATGATGATCAGTACAAATTGATCGTGGTTGATACAATACTGAATGTAAAATTTCATTGTTACATTGGCAGGCTACTATTGGAATTGATTTCTTATCGAAAACAATGTATCTTGAAGATCGAACTGTTCGTCTACAGCTATGGtaacaaaattcttaaaaagCTTGGTTTTCGAAACGTAAAAGCTAATATTAATGGTAAAAATTTATGTGTAGGGATACTGCAGGACAAGAAAGATTCAGGAGTTTGATACCAAGTTACATTAGAGATTCTTCTGTTGCTGTAGTTGTTTATGATGTAGCTAATAGACTCTCATTTCTCAACACATCTAAGTGGATCGAAGAAGTCCGCAATGAAAGAGCTGATGATGTTATCATTGTTCTTGTTGGTAACAAGACAGATCTTGTTGAGAAAAGGTAAAAACATTATAAGCCAACATTACCACTTCTCTGTTTTCATTTGAACATGTGTTTTGTAATTGCTCTTTCCTTCTTATATATGTCTCTTTGGAAATTGGTTAGGCAAGTCTCGATTGAAGAAGGAGATAGCAAAGGTCGTGAATATGGAGTTATCTTCATTGAGACCAGCGCCAAAGCGGGGTTCAATATTAAGCCGTTGTTTCGAAAAATCGCTGCCGCATAATGGAATCATACTCAAACACTAAAACTGATGATATGGTTGATGTAAACCTGAAACCTacttcaaattcatcccaaGGCGATCAACAAGGAGGAGGTTGTTCGTGTTGATGATCAGAAGAAACATAACTAAGAGATATCTTTGATATGATGTCCAAGAAGAACCTTAGATCGTCAGGTTTAGATCTCAGACTGAttcaatcaaatatcattgtgaTCTGTCCAAATTGCTATATTTGGCATGTTAGTTGTGAAATGTTAGTTTCCAGTTCCACTGTCAACACATATATGTTTTATGTGAATTCTTAGTTGTTTACCAAGACTCTCTCTACATGTCAGTGTATTTTTACTTAACAATTGTTGAAGCAATACACTTTTTAACGGTGTCCAGAGTTTTTAACGGTCTCATCCATATAGCTTTTGGTGCAATGTGCAAAATGATATTcaaaatcaaatgtttttttgcttGCATGGAGAAAGCTGGATTTGATCTAAggtttttattgtttgattgttaCGTGAAGAATCTTTGCAGTTTTCTAGGGTATATGATcaaatttaaacaattcatGAAATTTAACATATCAAAATGACAATCTTTATGAAACTGGAAgagtataaattttaaatttcttatattaatgttcttgaaaacattataattttattcatagTAATAAGCATTTTAAATAGTTTATACCATATTAATTAAACCTCTACCTACCATGGGCTAATAATATGTAGGGATTACTTTCAACTCCCTCTGTACTTTTATGCATGcatgttgggttttttttgcgAGTTAAGTACATTAACCTCAGAAACTCCCACACCCAACTTCTCCATATACTCCCATAAATTCTTATCTGATGATCCTCCAGGAGCCACTGCGGCTTCTGTCTTTGCCTTCCATTTCAAAGCATTTTTCCGCAACTCCTCCGCTTTCTCTCCAACTGTCGCTTCCAAAAGCTTCTCCGTCACTTCCTTCCTCAGCACAACCCTATCCTCCATCGCTCCACGACCAAGCCTAACTCCCATCTTGAAAACGTCAATGAGATAAACCGCGTTGGTGACTTGATCTCCCCATTGCGGTAAGCAAACCACTGGAACTCCAAAAGACAAAGCCTCCATTGTCGAATTCCATCCACAATGTGTGACGAAGCACATTACTGATAGATGAGCCAAGACTTGCTCTTGTGGACACCAATCCACAATCTTTCCTTTACCTCTCCTAGTCGCCTCTAGTAGTTCTTGAGGCAAGACATTAGTCTTGAGATTTAGTGCTTGCATGGGAGGTCTAATCACCCACAAGAACGATAAACCCGATTTTAAAACTCCGTGAGCGATCTCTTCCATTTGTTCTTGGTTGAAGTATGCAACCGTCCCGAAAGGAATGTAGACAACGGATGATTTTGGTCTTGAGTCTAACCAGTCGAGGCATTGATCTGACGGTTTGCACATGTCAGCACTTACATCAGAGGTCACCGCCTTAGCAAAAAAGGAAAGCGGCCCAATAGTTTTGATTGGACATAAAGTAGACATGTAGTGGATCACTTCTTGTTCTAGGGTATCAAAGGAGTTGATTAGAACACAGAAGGGCTTCCTCAAATTCTTGAATTGTCCAAGAATTGCTTGTCGCAATCCGGCAAATTGAGAAGAAGGATGGAGAAAGTTAGGTATTTCGTCGTGTTTCAAGAGAGGAACGCAAGGGAGCTTAACATCAAGCCAAGGTTCTGTTTCTGTCGGAAAAGAAACAGCGCCATTTTGGTAATGGTAATAAGCAGAGAAGCAAACACAAGACTGGACCCAGAGAAGTGCACAAGGAATGTTGAACTCTTCCGCCACATCGCAGACCCATGGAATGAAGGGATGATTGATCAGACATGAGATGGGCTCGTTCTTGTCCTTGTATCTTCTCACGAGTTTAGACACGTCACGTTTTCCGATATTCTCGAGATGTGACATGTACAAAGGTACACCACCTCTTTGGGAATCGTCTTCTGTCCATTCTTTGTCGAAAGACTCAAATCGTATTGAACCGGAACCAACAGGTTGAAGCTCACCGTCGACGATCTTGTTTGCTTGTCTCATTTTACTCGCCCAAAAATCTGGAGTGACGAAGGTAACGAGTGTTCCCTTTGAAGCGATTAGCTTGccgagacgaagaagaggacTGACGCTGCCTTGTCCAACAAATGACACGAGCATTACATGAATCGGGCttgaaggtgaagaagattGAAAATTCATCTTGTCGACTATGAAAACAGTATAATTGTTTGTTTAAGAAGACACCAATGCTGTTTTTGCATACAAATTAAGATTATTCTTGATTTATAAGCGTCAAGAAATTTGTTCAAACTTAAATTATTGAATTATTAGTTAGgtaaatcaattaattattttcatatccCCAACTAAAAATAGTCCTACAAGATTCAATTCGATTGTACGTTGTAACAGTATTGAATAGAAATAGACGAAGAAAATAG from Camelina sativa cultivar DH55 chromosome 7, Cs, whole genome shotgun sequence includes the following:
- the LOC104702769 gene encoding UDP-glycosyltransferase 84A1-like, which codes for MNFQSSSPSSPIHVMLVSFVGQGSVSPLLRLGKLIASKGTLVTFVTPDFWASKMRQANKIVDGELQPVGSGSIRFESFDKEWTEDDSQRGGVPLYMSHLENIGKRDVSKLVRRYKDKNEPISCLINHPFIPWVCDVAEEFNIPCALLWVQSCVCFSAYYHYQNGAVSFPTETEPWLDVKLPCVPLLKHDEIPNFLHPSSQFAGLRQAILGQFKNLRKPFCVLINSFDTLEQEVIHYMSTLCPIKTIGPLSFFAKAVTSDVSADMCKPSDQCLDWLDSRPKSSVVYIPFGTVAYFNQEQMEEIAHGVLKSGLSFLWVIRPPMQALNLKTNVLPQELLEATRRGKGKIVDWCPQEQVLAHLSVMCFVTHCGWNSTMEALSFGVPVVCLPQWGDQVTNAVYLIDVFKMGVRLGRGAMEDRVVLRKEVTEKLLEATVGEKAEELRKNALKWKAKTEAAVAPGGSSDKNLWEYMEKLGVGVSEVNVLNSQKKPNMHA